The Fulvivirga ligni genome window below encodes:
- a CDS encoding response regulator gives MDVVKKEIKVAIVEDDIFYAEALKKHVENEFSKGANSLDLKINHYLSAQECLELTDKDVDIILLDYYLEDDAGDIPFPGMTLLNAIKDNWRNTKVIIVSGQNNQDVTIKLFQSGIYEYITKDETTFFRLSATMRRAVREKILDSYI, from the coding sequence ATGGATGTAGTAAAAAAAGAAATAAAGGTAGCGATAGTTGAGGATGATATTTTCTACGCCGAAGCACTTAAAAAACATGTTGAAAACGAGTTTTCTAAAGGAGCCAACAGTTTAGATCTTAAGATTAACCATTATCTGTCAGCCCAGGAATGTCTTGAACTTACAGATAAGGACGTCGATATCATTTTACTCGACTATTACTTAGAAGATGACGCAGGTGATATTCCGTTTCCAGGCATGACTTTATTGAACGCAATAAAAGATAACTGGAGAAACACTAAAGTGATAATAGTTTCAGGACAAAACAACCAAGACGTTACTATTAAGCTTTTTCAAAGCGGAATATATGAGTACATAACCAAAGACGAAACGACATTTTTCAGACTTTCCGCTACTATGCGGAGGGCAGTAAGGGAAAAAATTTTAGACTCTTACATATAA
- a CDS encoding sigma-54-dependent transcriptional regulator, with product MSKFLVYIVEDDEWYRELLAHNLALNPDYEIKKFDSAKSLLKELDKNPHVVTLDYRLPDMEGEAVLQKIKEFNPSIEVIIVSEQEKIETAVNLLNLGAYDYIVKSKNIRDKLLNTVNNIRKQASLQARVENLQEEVQKKYSFENSIIGSSDSIKKVFGLIEKAVSNNISVTITGETGTGKELVAKAIHYNSARKKNPFVPVNVAAIPKELIESELFGHEKGSFTGANYQRIGKFEEADKGTLFLDEIGEMDLTLQAKLLRVLQEKEVTRVGSNKTLKIDCRIIVATHRNLLQEVKNGKFREDLYFRLFGLTIDIPPLRQRDKDIIILAKYFIENFCSENDKEAPILSNKAQKKLLNYTYPGNVRELKSVVELAVVMSNSGEITEDDINFSNNEELYDPPTDGLTLKEHTNRIIKLYLKKHKDNIKDAAKELDIGYSTIYRVLKNEKPDDDDDE from the coding sequence ATGTCTAAATTTTTGGTGTATATAGTGGAAGATGATGAGTGGTACAGAGAACTTCTCGCTCATAACCTTGCCCTCAATCCGGATTACGAAATAAAAAAGTTCGACAGCGCCAAGTCCTTATTAAAGGAGCTAGACAAAAATCCTCATGTAGTCACTTTAGACTATCGCCTGCCTGATATGGAAGGCGAAGCTGTTTTACAGAAAATCAAAGAATTCAATCCTTCCATTGAGGTAATTATAGTTTCTGAGCAGGAAAAGATAGAAACCGCTGTAAACCTGCTTAATCTAGGTGCTTATGACTATATCGTAAAGTCAAAAAACATCAGAGATAAGCTTCTGAATACTGTTAACAATATCAGGAAACAGGCCTCATTACAAGCCCGAGTTGAAAATCTTCAAGAGGAAGTTCAGAAAAAATACAGCTTTGAAAATTCAATTATCGGCAGTAGTGACAGTATCAAGAAAGTCTTCGGCCTTATTGAAAAAGCTGTAAGTAATAATATCAGCGTTACTATCACAGGTGAAACGGGAACCGGAAAAGAATTAGTAGCCAAGGCTATTCATTATAATTCAGCCAGAAAGAAAAATCCGTTTGTGCCTGTCAACGTAGCAGCTATCCCTAAGGAGCTGATTGAAAGTGAACTTTTTGGGCATGAAAAAGGCTCATTTACGGGAGCCAATTATCAAAGGATAGGAAAGTTTGAAGAAGCTGACAAGGGCACTTTATTTTTGGATGAGATCGGTGAGATGGACCTTACCCTTCAAGCCAAGCTACTAAGGGTGCTACAGGAAAAAGAAGTGACCAGAGTAGGTAGCAACAAAACCCTTAAGATCGACTGCCGTATTATTGTAGCTACACATAGAAACCTGCTTCAGGAAGTTAAAAACGGAAAATTCAGAGAAGACCTTTACTTTAGACTCTTCGGGCTTACCATCGATATACCCCCTCTGAGGCAACGAGATAAAGACATTATCATCTTAGCGAAGTATTTCATCGAGAACTTTTGCAGTGAAAATGATAAGGAGGCACCAATATTAAGCAACAAGGCTCAGAAAAAACTCTTGAACTACACCTATCCTGGAAATGTTCGCGAGCTAAAATCTGTAGTGGAGCTCGCTGTGGTTATGTCAAACAGTGGAGAAATTACTGAAGACGATATCAATTTCAGTAATAACGAAGAACTGTACGACCCACCTACGGATGGCCTAACCTTAAAAGAACATACTAATAGAATTATTAAGCTTTATCTCAAAAAGCATAAGGATAATATTAAAGATGCAGCCAAAGAGTTAGACATTGGCTATTCTACTATTTACCGGGTTTTAAAGAATGAAAAACCCGATGATGATGATGATGAATAA